Part of the Halodesulfurarchaeum formicicum genome is shown below.
ACGGCCGTGGCGAAGGGCGGCCCCATCGTGACGGCGGTGACGGTCCCGCCGACCGCTTCGCGCAACTGGAGGGCCGACTCGACGGCGTTGTAATCCGGCTGGTTCAGCACGGCCTCGGCGTCGGAGCGATTCAGCGTTCCGGTATCCGGGTCGATCGAGACGTCGTCGGCGTCGGGTACCTGTTTGACGCAAACGACGATGTTCCATTCCTGTGACATATGAGTGTCGGTGGTGGCTGCCCGGCTACGCGAATTGCTTTCCAGTCCCGTATTGTCGGTCGTACTGGCTCTTGACGGGCAAATCGTTCGCCCGTCGGCCAGTCGCGTCCCGGGTCTCTCTCACCAGTGTTGGCAAAGTTTGCGGGCATCGGCTATCAATCCACCCCTTTTTCCCGACTGGCGGCAGTGTCCGATCCGTACACGTCCGCTCAGGGCTGCCCCGGCCGGAACGAACTTATTCGCCTCGCCGTTATGTCCGTCCGTGAGTACGCGGACCGACGCCCTCGACGCCGTGGTCTTCGGCGTCGACGTGCAGAGCGGTGACGTGCGAGGTGACACGCCGTCGTATGCCCTCTGTGTCTTCGACGGGACGGACCTCGAACGGACGACCGTGAGCTATCACAAACTCCTGCGTCGGGTGCAGGAGACCGAACCGGCCCTCCTCGCGACGGACAACATGTACGAGCTGGCGGCGGACAAGGACGATCTCGTCCGCTTTCTGAAACGCCTTCCCGCCGAGACCCGGCTCGTCCAGGTCACGGGCGATCAGCGCCCGGAGCCACTCTCCCGGGTGGCCAACCGCCACGGCGTGCCCTACGACTCCGATCCCATGGCCGAGGCCGAGGCGGCAGCCCGACTCGCCGCCCGCAACGTGGGGTTTGCGGTCCGGGCGTTTACGGACCGGACGACGGTCAAGGTCTCCCGGGGCCGCTCCATCGGGAAGGGCGGGTCGAGCGAGGACCGATACACCCGGCGCATCCACGGGCACGTCAAGACCGAAGCTCGCCGGGTGGCCTCGGCCCTGGAGGAGGCCGGCCTGGACTTCGAGCGCTCGGTCACCGAGAAGTACGGCGGTTTTTCGAATGCCGTCTTCACCGTCGAGGCCCCAATGAGCGAGATCCCGGTTTCGGGCGGTCGTTCCGGTGACACCCGCATCGAGATCGAACCGGTCGAACGGGACGGTATCGACTTCGAACCGCTTGTCACCCGCCGGGACCGGGTCTTTGTGGGCGTCGACCCGGGGACGACGACCGCGGTGGGGATCGTCGACCTCGACGGCGAGCCCCTGGAGACCTGGCACAGCCGAACCGCGGACATGGCGACGGTTATCGAGTGGATCATCGAGCGCGGTCGACCAGTGCTGGTCGCGGCCGACGTCACGCCGATACCCGAGACTGTCGAGAAGATCCGTCGTTCCTTCGACGCGGCGGCCTGGACGCCCACCGCGGACCTCCCGGTCGACGAGAAGCTCCATCGAACCCGGAACGCCGCCACGGCCAACGACCACGAGCGGGACGCCCTGGCGGCGGCACTGTTCGCCCACGACGACTACGCGGACACGATCGAGCGGGTAACCCGGAAGGTGCCCCGGTCGGCAGATCGGGACGAGATCGTGGGCGAGGTGATCGCCGAGGACCTCTCCGTCGAGGCGGTTCTCCGGGACCGGGCGGAACCCGAAACGGGGGCCGAAGAATCCGCCGGACCCGAACCGGCCGAGCCCTCGCCCGAACAGCGCCGGATCAACGACCTGGAGACTCAGGTCGACCGGCTGCAATCACACGTGGAGGACCTCAAGGGCCGACTCGATACGAAAGACGAGACGATCGCGGAGCTTCGGGACAAGCTCTCGGACGCCAAACGCGAGGAACGCACCGAGGCCCGGACTAGGCGGGAGGTGTCGAAACTCCGCTGGGAGAACGACCGCCTGGAGGCCGAACTCGACGAACAGCGCCGGGCCCGGGAGACCCTCGAAGAGAAACTCGAACGGCTGAAGGCCCTCTGGAAGCTCGATCACTCGAACTTCGCGGACGTGGCCCAGGAGGGGTTGACCCCAGTGAAGGTGATCGAGAAGTTCACCGTCGAGGCCATCGAGGCCGCCGAGGCGGCCTACGGTATCGCGGCGGGGGATGTGGTCTACCTGCGGGACGCCTCCGGGGCGGGTCGCCGGACGGCCGAGCGACTGATCGAGCACGAACCCCGGCTGGTCGTCCGGAACGGCGGGATCTCGGACGTGGCCGATCAACTGCTCTTCGAGGCCGACGTGCCAGTCGCCCCCGCCGAGATGGTCACGATCCAGGAGGTCGACGAACTGGCGGTCGCCCGCGAGGACGATATCGAGGCGGCTATCGCGGATTG
Proteins encoded:
- a CDS encoding DUF460 domain-containing protein, translated to MSTRTDALDAVVFGVDVQSGDVRGDTPSYALCVFDGTDLERTTVSYHKLLRRVQETEPALLATDNMYELAADKDDLVRFLKRLPAETRLVQVTGDQRPEPLSRVANRHGVPYDSDPMAEAEAAARLAARNVGFAVRAFTDRTTVKVSRGRSIGKGGSSEDRYTRRIHGHVKTEARRVASALEEAGLDFERSVTEKYGGFSNAVFTVEAPMSEIPVSGGRSGDTRIEIEPVERDGIDFEPLVTRRDRVFVGVDPGTTTAVGIVDLDGEPLETWHSRTADMATVIEWIIERGRPVLVAADVTPIPETVEKIRRSFDAAAWTPTADLPVDEKLHRTRNAATANDHERDALAAALFAHDDYADTIERVTRKVPRSADRDEIVGEVIAEDLSVEAVLRDRAEPETGAEESAGPEPAEPSPEQRRINDLETQVDRLQSHVEDLKGRLDTKDETIAELRDKLSDAKREERTEARTRREVSKLRWENDRLEAELDEQRRARETLEEKLERLKALWKLDHSNFADVAQEGLTPVKVIEKFTVEAIEAAEAAYGIAAGDVVYLRDASGAGRRTAERLIEHEPRLVVRNGGISDVADQLLFEADVPVAPAEMVTIQEVDELAVAREDDIEAAIADWADRAEERSRSQNAAMVDQLISEHRADRRDADPSELLDS